The region tcgcctgtagcttcttcaggttcgcacagtacaactgctgagtactcacaggtgtgataaatacatttgagtcacatgactaattatcacagtcttcattttctcaaagtgaacattttacaaagggcacgaaaatgaaaatatacatattacaaaaaacatgacatgattaatgttgcacaaagttACAAGAATTACACCATTTTATGTAATTAAACTTCATTACATCCCGTAAACAGCTGACTGAATAGGATGGGTAAAATTCCCTAAGCAGAATGGACTACAGGTCCTACAGCTGTCCCTCTACATCACTAAATGGGAAGGGTGAGTGCCAGGGGACCTAGTGGCTCAtctctccccatctctctccaaatagcctgtggagagaaatacaagttaatatttacatatctcAGACGAAAACTAAAATCCTGTGTTTCATAAAGTTAACTTAAAGTTTACTCATATCACAGAAAAGAGCTCAAATACTATGTATCAtatgtttaacattttcatatcacaAAAAAGAACtcaaatcctgtgtttcattaagTACATAAGGTTCAATAGTATTCAATTCATAAATCCAAAATGCCTCCCTTCTTAAGAGCTGGTTAATCAAGTTACCACCTCTTGGATTGGACTCTTTCAATGCCGATAAATTTGAGGGACGTAGCCGACCCATGGTTTTTCTCCTTGTAGTGTCTAGCAATGGCATAATCCATATTACCATTTCTAATGGCAGCCTTATGTTCAGCAACTCTTAGTTTGAGATGGTGCTTTGTTTGGCCTACATACATTAAGCCACATGGACATTTCAAGATGTATATGACATGTGTAGAGAAACAATTAATGAATTCttttatgtcatatttcttTCCTGTATGAGGGTGATTAAATGTCTTGGTATCAAATGTGTTTGAACAGTATGCACATTTTCCACATCTATAATTTCCATACACTTGTTGAGAAAGTCAAGTAGTTTGTGTAGGTTCCTTATACATAGAACTGACAACAGTAtctctgacatttctgcctcttttgAAGCAGAAACGAGGTGCAACATTAATCAcgtcatgttttttgtaatatgtatattttcattttcgtgCCCTTTGTAAAGACtgtgataattagtcatgtgactcaaatgtatttatcacacctgtgagtactcagcagttgtactgagcgaacctgaagaagctacaggcgaaacACGTTGTTcgctcttaataaagtcacagtaaagtcattacagtgtgcggtggttaattttgattttcaccttatatgttcctgcgaccgaccagcacctgtctgaaaatattggctgtgcatggggagttctgtccttttattattttaaatccaTTAAAATCAGAGCAAATTAGACTTGTTTTCTGTTAGATTTATATTAagtaatcatttaaaaaaggaCAAGACAGGTTAGGAGTCACTGCTGCggctctttctctccatctagTGGTCAGAGATACTCACTGCACCACACACTCGGGGACATGGACATGCTCCATAGGGACGATCTCTGCCAGTTCATCCAGGCTGTGGACATACTGGATCTTATTCATGAACTTCACACTGCAAAGACAACAGGACGACAACACAGCCACAGTTACAGGTAATGCATTACTGATGTTACAGTTACAAAATACTCTGTTTCCATCTTGATATACAGCATCCACtcaataatattttgttttcttttgaagaCAAAATCACAAGATAGACTACATAAAGTTCTTAGAGTAAAAGGCACACATGCCTTTTGGAATTAATAAACAGCAGAACTAACACTATTATTGTATTCTTAAATAGGCTATGCAATAATTTTGAGTGAAAAATATCCAAGGTATCCAAAATTACGTCTATTTCATACAGCAGTGATAAGTTAAAAACATGGTCTGCCCTTCAGTTGTGAACTTTTTTAATAGTGAAAATGGATTTAAAGTCTGTGAATCAGGTTTGATACATTTCTCATTTTGAAATATGAATTTCAGttgttggtttgtgtgtctcacctgATAAAGGGCCTAGATATAGCCAGGACAGTTCGTATGAACCAAGTGGGATGAGCGATGACCAGAGACTTCAAGTTCTTCCTCAATCTGCcatcagaacacacacaaaaaaagtcaagttaagttgttttaagatgtatatgaaatactgtactttgaatagtaatttgtgtctaatgtgatttttccacaaaaaaaatatcttgttaaaatctGTACATCTACTTGTTCTACCTCATTAAAAGAgaagatgtctccttcttcaccGAAAAGTCCATTTCTCAGTATATGTGTACTGGAGGTTTTAAGTTTTCATATCAAACTTGAGTAAGTtaaatactggaccacgattggctccaaactatttgtgatgtcacaaatcacactcGTGGGTACGCACCTTAAACTCTGATTTTAAGttagcacagagaaactttccactttcagcagatgaatgtgaaaacatccttctagtgtcaaactctgcacagtgaacctcaaacattcaactgaagtcacaagaagaaaaacacatttttgagtggagggggacgcTTCTGTTTAAATTGATATATAGCTGTAAAGTAAGACAAGATATTCAAAATACAACACTGCTTTTCACATGTTGCCCTGACAGAGCATTTCTCTAAATAGAGTCTCGCCGTAAATGCAGCCTGGAATTCatcttcagtttactgactGACAGCAAGTGACAACTTccatttctctccctttctcatCTGTCAGTATCAGTGTCATCTGTATATTGATGGTGAACAGTAGCTATGAACAGCAAAGTACGCCTTGTTATATTTCAGTTcagaaacattattttttaatgtaactaTGAACGTTTTAATATAGAGGATATCAATCAAAGTTTCCCACCTTCTGTCAATCATCTGGTAACATTTCTTGAGCCAGCTGATCCCAGGCATCTTACTCCGAGGAGTGGCTCCGTTCATGTAGATGATCAGGTAGTCTTCAGCCACAAGCATCTCAAGACTGCTCACCACATACCTGGAGGAGCAGGgagacgtgttttttttttcattggaaACACAGCAGAACAGTTGTATGTAAGAGTAAAACATCTATACTGAAAAAGCAGTTAGCCATAGCAGACTCACAGGAAGAGGTTTTCCATGATGTAGTGGTAATCTGGACAGCTGCTGTCAGGCAGGTAGCAGGCAGAGAACACAATGATGGCGTTCAGGCCTTCGCCATAATAACCTGAAGAGAGAGTTTTAGTTCTTTACCCACAGGTGCTGTAAATTTAACATTACTGACATTTTCCAAAGCTTTCAATAAGTTTTCagatttatttctgtctgttgctgtcACTGACCTCCATGTGTGATGACCCGCAGGTAGGGTCTGATGACCTGCATGTCAATACGGTGCTCCTGTTCGCCGATGATCACCGTCCTCCAGAGGCGTCCGTTGTTGGTATTCCCGTCCTCGCCCGCTTCTCCTGAACTACCACCAGGACCTGCTTTGGCCGTAGCTACCGGTGTGTCATCTGAACAGACACAGAGCCAGACTCTGTACTTTATTCTGCACAAAAGTATGTACTACAGAAAGATAAACACTaatatgtgtctctgtgtgtgtgaggttctTTTAAGTGAatttgttctgattggttcttcttcaaaaaacattttcagttagGGTTAACAATCGTAATATCCATCCCTACCTACTTTTTCATCTGTATTATGGTCCAAGGATTAAGGTTAACATTAGTTAAAGACTATGATTAAGATTTAAGGTGACATTTCTAAATAGGTTCAGGTAAAAGGCTTCAACTTAAATCTTTTAGGATTCTGATTTAGCTAAAAAGTGACTTTAGGTCAGATAAAGTTataatgttcatgttgtttaatgattcattttggAGGTTTGAGGTCAGAGTTAAGGTTAAACATAGCAAtaataaaacagtcaaaacagcAGACAGTCATCAGGTGTGCATGTACAACCTTAACCCCTCACCTTCCCACTCCAGTTCATTGCCATTAGTGATGAACTCCAGTGAGTCCGTCTCATCCGGCGTGTCGATGTCATCGATGTTGATGTCCAGGTCATCAGGTGTATCCAGGAGGTCATCTGACAGCAAAGACCCCTCACTATGATCCAGGGATAGGTTCATCTCCGGGGCAACCAGCGTACGGCGTTTACGGCGGGCTGAAgacacacctcctcctcctccaggtggGCTCACGTTCAGGGTGTTAGGAGGAGCTACAGCGAGaccaggagaggagaagaaagacgGATTGGTAAGTGTAACTGATGACATATAGCAGAAGTCAGTGACCAGTCAGAGATCTTCGTTCCCCGGTGTTACTTACAGGCTCTGTCATCTGTGAGACCACAGGAGGAATCCATGTCTCCGTACTCTGGTAGTGGTCtgggagaaaacacacacacatgtaagaAACCAGTACTGTGCTTGTTGAGTGTAAAATGTGACATAATAACTCAGGATTGGCACTAAGACTCTTGAATAAAAGCACCCTTATAAAATGTAAGATTGTGATTAGTATGTCATTAGTGGACTAGTTGAGGGTGTTGTCACTAATCTGGCTAAGCACTAAAAAAGAGGAGCaagcagaagaagcagagacGGTAATTAACTTCTCTCTGGGGAGAGATGAGGATTGCAGGCCTGCCAGGCCGGGTGtgaggcagagcagagagggatgggaggagaaatggagaagaaaagggGAGGAATAGAggacagagaatgagagagaagtAAGATTAAGGCCAGTAAACCcccctctctgtgtctttgtttcaCTTTATGCCGCATGTTAATTACTGGTGACACCCTGTGCAGAAAGAGGAGCAGACAGGAGGTCGAAATCTGGCACTGCATATGTTTGTGTAGTAAGCAAAACTATCCACCTTAAGGGTTTTTTTGCATATCAGCAACAACACCCACTGCAACTAAGGGTCTGAAAACAAGTCTGTACAGCTAAGCAAGAGCTGCAGAGAGCTGCAGCGCAGCGTTGTTCAGCAGAGAAGGTCTTAGCACATCTCCACATGCTGCATTCTTGGGAAAGCGAACGTGTTTCATTGTCCTATCTGCAGGAGGacagtgtgtgacagtgtgtgctCCTCCTCAGCCAACAACACCGGCTTTAGCCCAGAGAAACAGGCACTGACGAACGGTCCGACACTATTCCCCGGGGACCCCTGCAGTGATTAGACTGATGCTTCCATTGTCAGAAAAGAAGCCCTTTCTATAAACATGGTCACAGATTTATGGGGAAAGGGATTTCCTTTTAACAAAAGCACAATAATCTCCTTTCTATGGCTGCGTTCTCCCTTCAGCTACGACAGCTCAAACATCAAAATCAGGATGAACCGATGATGCTTACCTTCTGGAGGGGCTGCTTTTTGTCAAATGAGCTTTTTGACTTCACACACCTTTATGCTCAGTGTGCTTACTCATTCCCTGTCGTCTCAGTCGATAATAAACAGTTTAGGGCAGAACATCTCTCACAGGCTGCCTTAATGATGCGTTTGCTGTTTGCTggctcttcctccttctctttctctcctttaacCAAAACCTGCCACCATTTTCCTGGCGATGCTGTGTTGTTGATCAGTGGCTGCTGTTGCGTCACATGACGTAGCCTGAGACCATTTACAGAGAGAGCTGCACCTGCTCCTTGGCTTCCTGCCTCCCCATctgacagaggagggaggagggaagagggaggaggaggagaaggaggaggaggaggaggaggaggagggagcccAGTACTGACCTCTCTTTTTATGCCTATCAAGCTTTCACAGCATCAATTTCCCACACTTTCTAAACCCCACTAgacttgtctttcttttcttgtttgtgtctgtttcttcTACTGTGGGAAGTCATTGATCAGCCGATTTATTTTAGTGCCACTTATTGTGAATATGAAGtctaaatgtcacatttttgttaaaatccTGCAAATCATTTCACATCGAGAGAATAATTATTAAAACTGTCAGCTACAATAACACACCGCCAGttccactgatgctaaaataGCAGAATAGAAACAAGGCAAAGCTATCATAAAGATGAATAATCTctataaaataaacaagtatCATTATTACAAAACTACAAATTGACATAAATAGCAAAGCTTGTAAGTAGATTAAATGTAAAACTAAGCGCGTCTGTGAGAGCTTGTTAGCTCCGGTGTCCCATATTATGAGTAAAGCGCCAACTAATCAGCCATATTTGACATTACAACAACAGGACAGATGAATAGATGATGACCAGTAGAAGGTAAAGGGGTCTCACCTGGGGAAGTCTTCATCCTGCCACTCGTCTTTCACTTCCATGTTCTCCATTCGCAGAGTTGCCTCTGTTGTGCCCATCCctcagagaggagagcagagggcCTGTAGGTGTGaagagaaataattaataatgagcattgtttacaataaaacatgaaaactgtcacttaaaatgaatgaactgaCTAGACAATCGGCTGCATGGCCACACGTTTGATTTAAATGGCAGAGGGGAAAGCTGGCATTGTGGAGGGGGGATTTCATCCAAATAATTTAGTCTCTATCATTACAATTTAGGGGCTGAAACCACTGTTGGTCACATGGTTTTTATCCCCCCTGCCCACAGGAGCACATGTGAGAGGCATGTGACTGACTCGGACAGAGCCCATTTTCTGAACTCAGCTCTCCTCAAAGTCAAATATTACGTACGAATCTCCTCCTGGGTGGAATTCAAGAGGCCACGGCGGAGGACGACATGCAGACTTAATCCTCCCTCACTGCTCCCTAATCCTACTTCACTGATGTGACTGCTACTTTTTTGTTTCTCCGTTCACACTGCATCTTTATGGTGCAGTTGGTGTAGCAGCATTAATCAAAAAACTTTGTTTCACATCTCATATTCTCCATTTGTGCtcaaaaataattcataaactGATAAATGCTGCACACAGTTAGTACAACACCGTGACTGCACACTGACTGCATGATCAATGGTGGCATCAGGAAGCCCACTGAAAGCCAGATGCATCATCACAGCACATTAGTGACACATAAATTACAGCAGCACAGGTCTGTTTTGGTTGATGAGGTGCATGAGAGGAACACAGTGGATATTTAATTGAACCAAAAGTCCTGTTCTCTTTGTCGTTCTCCAGTCATGTATGAAATCCACAGTGCCTGCAGCTTCTGCTGAGTGACAGAGGATTGGAAACATACTCCGAGGAAAGGCATAAATGCTTGTTTGGGTGTCATTAATGCAGTTCAGAGCATGTTTAGTGACTATAGTGCAACAAAAATACTGTGAGTGAGAATCCAAGAAATGACATCCTTGTCAGCGGTGTATTAGGATGACggtaatgaaaaataatgcaaCATGGGTTCCCGTGAGATAAATACAGGGAGAAGTGGAGTGGTTTTGGTGGTTTTGGCAGTGACACTCGTGGCTGAGTGTCAACTGGAAGACAGCCATGTCTCACACTGAGgaaatcattcattttcacaGGTCCTGCATTACACA is a window of Thunnus thynnus chromosome 8, fThuThy2.1, whole genome shotgun sequence DNA encoding:
- the atcaya gene encoding caytaxin isoform X1 gives rise to the protein MGTTEATLRMENMEVKDEWQDEDFPRPLPEYGDMDSSCGLTDDRASPPNTLNVSPPGGGGGVSSARRKRRTLVAPEMNLSLDHSEGSLLSDDLLDTPDDLDINIDDIDTPDETDSLEFITNGNELEWEDDTPVATAKAGPGGSSGEAGEDGNTNNGRLWRTVIIGEQEHRIDMQVIRPYLRVITHGGYYGEGLNAIIVFSACYLPDSSCPDYHYIMENLFLYVVSSLEMLVAEDYLIIYMNGATPRSKMPGISWLKKCYQMIDRRLRKNLKSLVIAHPTWFIRTVLAISRPFISVKFMNKIQYVHSLDELAEIVPMEHVHVPECVVQFDEERIKARRERMEQEQSVPQEPIKKSERPKSMIVDQGL
- the atcaya gene encoding caytaxin isoform X2 — its product is MDSSCGLTDDRASPPNTLNVSPPGGGGGVSSARRKRRTLVAPEMNLSLDHSEGSLLSDDLLDTPDDLDINIDDIDTPDETDSLEFITNGNELEWEDDTPVATAKAGPGGSSGEAGEDGNTNNGRLWRTVIIGEQEHRIDMQVIRPYLRVITHGGYYGEGLNAIIVFSACYLPDSSCPDYHYIMENLFLYVVSSLEMLVAEDYLIIYMNGATPRSKMPGISWLKKCYQMIDRRLRKNLKSLVIAHPTWFIRTVLAISRPFISVKFMNKIQYVHSLDELAEIVPMEHVHVPECVVQFDEERIKARRERMEQEQSVPQEPIKKSERPKSMIVDQGL